The genome window TTTGCTCAATGTGGGCAAGGCTACTTCGTTTGGCAACCGTCTGCGCATGTTTCCGTGGCGGCGCGAGCCCCAGCAGGAGCGCATGAACATCACCCCGTTTATTGAAGCCGCCAAAAGCCTGGCCAGCAAGCAAACCGGGGCCCTCATTGCCTTCAGCATGGCTTCTGACTTGAAGTTTTTCGCTGATTCCGGCGACCTGATTGATGCGGCCGTGAGTAAGCGCCTGCTCATGAGCATCTTCAACAAAACCTCGCCCCTGCACGACGGCGCCGTCATTATCACCAACGGCCGCATTCGGGCCGCCCGCTGCATCCTACCCGTCAGCGAAAACCCCGATGTGCCCGCCTCCATGGGCTTGCGCCACCGCGCCGCCATCGGCCTCACCGAAATTACCGACGCTATTGTGCTGGTAGTAAGCGAGGAAACCGGCCAAATTTCCCTGGTTCGCGGCGGCGAAGTATTCCGCAACCTAGCCCCCGCCGACCTGCGCGCCCGCCTCAACGAGTTTCTGTTTGATGTGGCACCCAAGCCCACCGCCGCAGCTGGCTCCGCTACTGCCGAGGTAGCAGCATAGCGGCTGATTAATTCCTTTCTCGTAGTCATTAAAGCCCGTCATCCTGAACGGAACGAAGGACCTTACCAGGCCTGAATGAGTCGTTGGCTGACTGCTGTTCAGGCCTCATAAGGTCCTTCGCTCCGTTCAAGATGACGGACATAGATTGTATATAAGGATGCTTACGGCGTGTTTTGCACAACCTGGCCGGCTTCTGGCTGCTGGGCTGAGGGCTCTTTGATGGTGCCTAGCTCGCGGCCTACCTCGATGAAGGCATTGATGGCCTTGTCGAGGTGGGCGCGGGTGTGGGCGGCGCTGAGCTGTACCCGGATGCGGGCCTGACCTTTGGGCACTACCGGAAAGTAAAAGCCCACCACGTAAATACCTTTTTCCAGCATTTTAGCCGCGAAGTCCTGGCTAAGCTTGGCGTCATACAGCATGACGGGCACGATGGGGTGCTCACCAGGCTTGATGTCGAAGCCGGCTTCCGTCATTTTGGCGCGGAAGTACTTGGTGTTTTCTTCCAGCCGGTCGCGCAGCT of Hymenobacter sublimis contains these proteins:
- the cdaA gene encoding diadenylate cyclase CdaA, encoding MIGAFTIGFLRIGWIDVVDVLLVTALFYQLYKLLTGSVALKVFLGFMSLYLVYLVVKAVGMELLTSILGQFMSVGVLAGIILFQQEIRRFLLNVGKATSFGNRLRMFPWRREPQQERMNITPFIEAAKSLASKQTGALIAFSMASDLKFFADSGDLIDAAVSKRLLMSIFNKTSPLHDGAVIITNGRIRAARCILPVSENPDVPASMGLRHRAAIGLTEITDAIVLVVSEETGQISLVRGGEVFRNLAPADLRARLNEFLFDVAPKPTAAAGSATAEVAA